A window of Panicum virgatum strain AP13 chromosome 8K, P.virgatum_v5, whole genome shotgun sequence contains these coding sequences:
- the LOC120643914 gene encoding cysteine proteinase inhibitor 8-like, with product MASLTTNALCVPTMAAAAAPRLHRRSLVVARTSAAKRDEHQDRPAAKVAAAGGRRQAMVLFAAAAAITVSTAAAGQSARAAVSTKTGQWAEIENVTDPYVQDLGKWAVTEHNKQSGESLEFGKVVRGRQQVVAGMNYSLEIETKGPASRFYEAGLFVYLPPEKRQLKSFTPLLG from the coding sequence ATGGCATCCCTCACCACGAACGCACTGTGCGTCCCCaccatggcggcggcagctgcaccgcgcctccaccgccgcagcctcgtcgtgGCCAGAACTTCTGCGGCCAAGCGTGACGAGCACCAAGATCGGCCGGCAGccaaggttgccgccgccggcgggcgacGCCAAGCCATGGTgttgttcgccgccgccgcggccatcaCTGTCTCGACAGCAGCCGCTGGCCAGTCCGCGAGAGCCGCTGTGTCCACGAAGACCGGGCAGTGGGCGGAAATAGAGAACGTGACGGACCCTTACGTTCAGGATCTCGGCAAATGGGCTGTCACGGAGCACAACAAGCAGTCTGGGGAGAGTTTGGAGTTTGGTAAGGTCGTCAGAGGCAGGCAGCAAGTCGTCGCGGGCATGAACTACAGTCTCGAGATCGAAACGAAGGGACCGGCCTCCCGTTTCTACGAGGCGGGTCTGTTTGTTTACCTGCCGCCGGAGAAGCGTCAGCTCAAGTCCTTCACGCCCTTGCTTGGGTGA